The following are encoded in a window of Castanea sativa cultivar Marrone di Chiusa Pesio chromosome 5, ASM4071231v1 genomic DNA:
- the LOC142636746 gene encoding uncharacterized protein LOC142636746, which yields MEDTTWEQRLQALTHILTSPANTITPPLHSQFFIANQIPCYLNWDYPPILCNNFNSTFPSLHLKWGFSLFLKRVSRFGLPQTSWRSKCPFQQPPPLILAKGVEEAQWGEQQRRQYVRKRLSRKRLGSDVHPLIPILVPNLFLFSLLLWTPFPDRAS from the coding sequence ATGGAAGACACAACATGGGAGCAAAGACTCCAAGCTCTAACCCATATCCTAACCAGCCCCGCAAACACAATCACACCACCTCTCCACTCTCAATTCTTTATCGCCAATCAAATCCCTTGTTACCTCAACTGGGACTATCCTCCAATCCTATGCAACAATTTCAACTCAACCTTCCCTTCTCTTCACCTAAAATGGGGTTTCTCTCTTTTCCTGAAAAGGGTCTCCAGATTTGGGCTCCCACAGACCTCATGGAGGTCCAAGTGCCCATTCCAACAGCCTCCACCGTTGATTCTGGCAAAGGGAGTTGAGGAAGCTCAGTGGGGTGAACAACAAAGGAGACAGTATGTGAGGAAGAGGCTGAGCAGAAAACGACTTGGAAGTGATGTTCACCCTTTGATTCCTATCTTGGTTCCAAATCTTTTCTTGTTCTCTCTTCTGCTTTGGACCCCATTTCCGGATAGAGCTTCCTAA
- the LOC142634265 gene encoding uncharacterized protein LOC142634265, translated as MAVHHLIQFPILFLIPALLLLLLFPSLFALSVSETTCLPSHNDDHHITCELHQINLKISQLESILEESTQNLNQKSLYLKEREEIIEAMSRKIQSLQSTLDAIKNESTRADERLGALEEEVRSLWAASRKNNFDIYNLESKAQDAENRLEKVTSQVEKISDFVTEQWIQIQQLEQALHIAEMRALRARRQVGFTRCTFLKFINNHFGNHPQNLFSMLDPYIFGKGSSLNSYISQALHQLKRGFIVAKKYHHQLQGFIKQEMEKNEFTAAYANSELVFFLASALITFPIMGAWVFLSSQFS; from the exons ATGGCTGTTCATCATCTAATTCAATTTCCAATCCTATTTCTAATTCCcgccttattattattactactttttccttctctcttcgCTCTCTCAGTTTCAGAAACCACatgtttgccttcacacaacGACGACCACCACATAACCTGCGAGTTGCACCAAATCAACCTCAAGATCTCTCAATTAg AATCAATTCTTGAAGAAAGCACGCAAAACCTAAATCAGAAAAGCCTTTACCTCAAAGAGCGTGAGGAGATAATTGAGGCCATGTCACGTAAGATCCAATCTCTGCAATCTACTCTAGATGCTATAAAG AATGAATCGACACGGGCTGATGAAAGGCTCGGTGCTTTAGAAGAAGAG GTACGAAGTCTCTGGGCTGCATCAAGAAAGAACAACtttgatatttataatttagaatctaaagCACAAGATGCTGAGAACAGACTGGAAAAGGTTACTTCACAAGTTGAAAAG ATCTCTGACTTTGTTACAGAGCAATGGATTCAAATTCAGCAGCTTGAGCAGGCTCTTCATATTGCTGAA ATGAGGGCATTGAGGGCTCGAAGGCAAGTAGGCTTTACAAGATGTACATTCTTGAAG TTCATCAACAACCATTTTGGAAATCATCCTCAAAATTTGTTTAGCATGCTGGATCCTTATATATTTGGCAAAGGGTCTTCCTTGAATTCCTACATCTCTCAAGCTCTGCATCAGTTGAAAAGAGGATTCATTGTAGCTAAAAAGTATCACCATCAG TTGCAAGGTTTCATCAAacaagaaatggaaaaaaatgaatttactGCAGCTTATGCCAACAGTGAATTGGTTTTCTTCTTG GCTTCTGCTCTAATTACTTTCCCAATAATGGGTGCTTGGGTGTTCCTTTCATCACAATTCAGCTAG